Part of the Triticum urartu cultivar G1812 chromosome 2, Tu2.1, whole genome shotgun sequence genome, gcgctcacgagaacctttatCTTCTTcatgtttcttgagaaaggcttccttgagctcgtgcagcatagtcttgaagttcttgacatcttgcacgctgagctttgccatgtgctgcttgaactgagctttctcatagtcgatcttttgcttcagttcaacgatgcgctgagctagagctagctcagaagcaatggcgccagtgaaggcgaccctgaggccaattggaagttgcagatcttcaaagctgagattgggggtttcaaaccactcatcaatgaagttgtggatgattgccacgtcaaagagaggcaaatcattgaagatttctgcttcttccttgctcttaatcagttgctcaagagcgtcatgtgcaagatcttcatcgctggacagatcaatggcgtcgttgcgcagaatagcagcagcagtcagttcttggctggtgggttgcaagggcatctttactcttgagggcttggagatgtgtgacaaatcttcagacttcacactgtgttcaggaggtgcagtggccagaggcttcgcctgtaagacctttggtgcaggagcaggctttgaagctttaggcttcttctgtttctttggcttcggcggtgcaggcgcttcatcagattcagcgtcatctgcaggctcatccacggctgtttcttgaaccatgatatgagtgatgagaccttccaggttgtagaaaggcccaacaagattgggttcagcttcacgggtgccatcggcacggggagcagaaggaccagggttgaagtctagtcccaatgacttcttcttttgcttagccgaattcttggcaaactggaagttgcgcttgaacagattgccgtcatgacaccatagcaatgacgatgggtctgcatccgcaggctgtggtccacggaccatgcagggatagaagccttgttcaatggcttcatctctggacctgggttgaagatttctgtataggatgtctccccatggtcgcttgatggcattcttctcagcatattcctgggtcacaaacttgtacttgaaccattgctcggcccagtatcttcgaatccattggattcatgccttgcgctgattgtaatcctcttctggatctgtcttgtacagctctgagaggtcatcaggcagatctcttgatgttccccctcgacgctgtctgccacccttccttgctgttttctctgtagccatgaacttcaaactgaatggcttcaacacgttcaaaggtttcaaaggcttccgcttgctggtcaaacaggaactggcttcgggagaatttatatgatgctgtaagaattttgcaaatgaatgcagactatgagaaccaagggattcttccacggacatgtacctgtgatagcattaaggtgcgagggaaagggaagaggtcatatgcattcttagaagattttgaagataaatcagtttagaagacattgacctcatagtgcgaagacattcactcatagatagagagttggttccagatttgtacgaatccacgaataaatacaagtgaggaatctaactactttgtgaagcataagtgaacatactaggcatattgtgagatgcagtatgaaatagatccaacttgtgtgaacagaaactgcttgtggtagaaagtgatgaatctataggatcaaaggggccgtaaaaagaaAGTTTTATTTATCACACAAAAACTGCTAGacgagtgggagaggaggccgagcagttcgatcgtccgtgccctaacttggcgacagaggacacctaccgcgacggcggagaagacgatgttcGCAGCcagcgtgaagacggcgtcggtgaggtcgcggcagctaagcgctttgtcgtcggcgtcgtcaagggctagcggtggcgctagggtttgtgcgagagtggaagaaaggataatgactgtggtgagacgtgtatttatagggacagggacggcacagtgttattacacaggtgcccctggcgattcacatctgaagggcACATGGCTATCATGCAATATATCGGAGGTTGTTTCACGTTCCCACGCACgtctggattgtcgggtggtcgttcccacttctccgggtttcaggtgaaaggatttagcattgaaaacagacttaatatttgtctctgtatcttctgctgacaaggacgcagagaagatattcgacagtttcaatagaatgcatatgatttggagagatagagtttgagatagaaagcatagagaggttagggtccaatcacattcacttagttcaaaagattcaacaagaagacatagctataagtgaatgttgtagaggacagaacactagtatatatatatatgagaaagacaatcaaatcaacatagtgaagataatcatgaagacaagttgagattgaagccaaaccaaatgtgaagacataccaaacataacgccatgagtgaaacacttcaaacagaaaaatttggtggtggcgttacccaccgtatagggagtattagacccagacacggcacacaattatcgtggcgctccgaagtcaaattccacattaatatATTCATacttagaatgtaagtcttcattaattgaagatatactttacttcgtgtgttgcacatctaagtcatcaatatgcataagtgttaggatgtgtgcctgatcacaggacatttgaggattccaagatatttagctcacaccgtaacttgcaaaacctcttctcatccaagggcttggtgaagatatctgccaattgctcttcagtgttgacgtgtatgatatcaatatcttccttcacaacatgatctctgagaaagtgatgacgaatttcaatgtgctttgtcttcgagtgctgaactgggttgttggaaatcttgatggcgctctcgttgtcgcagtagagtggcacttgcttcagatgaatgccatagtctttgagtgtttgcttcatccatagaagctgagcgcagcaagatccagcagcaatgtattcagattcagcagtagagagagatacacagttctgcttctttaaagaccaacatacaagtgatcgtcccagaaaatgacatgtgcctgatgtagacttgcgatccaccttgtcaccagcataatcagcatccgagaatccaaccagatcaaactttgagccctttggataccataatcctaatgttggggtgtaagccaaatatctgagaattcgcttcatagctaagtgatgcgattcctttggtgccgcttggaatcgggcacacatgcaaacactaagcataatatctgacctagatgcacatagataaagtaaagaaccaatcatggagcggtataccttttgatcgaactctttaccattgtcgtcgggacccagatgatgtttggctggcattgacGTTGtgtagcctttgcaatcttgcattccaaatttctttaggcaatctttgaggtatttctcttgagatataaagatgtcgttgcgttgctgacgcatttgaagaccaaggaagaacttcagctcacccatcatggacatctgatgttgctcttgcatcatatatccaatcTCTTCattgtatttctgattggtgcagccgaagataatgtcatccacatatatttggcacacaaacagttcaccatcatatgtcttcgtgaagagagtggggtcgagggaaccaggtttgaagcctttgctcttcaggaagtctttgagtgtgtcataccaagcccgaggggcttgtttgaggccatacagtgccttgttgagcttgtacatcatgtcaggatgttttggatcttcaaagccaggcggttgtgcaacatacacttcttcttcaatcttgccattgagaaaagcgctcttcacattcatttgatacagaagaatgttatgataatttgcataggccagcagtatgcgtatggctttaagtctagccataggagcaaatgtttcatcgaagtcaatcccttcaacttgagtgtacccttgagcaacgagacgagatttgtttctgacaacttgaccatgctcatcttgtttgttgcaatatatccatttggtgcctattatattgtgcttgcgaggatcaggacgcttaaccagttcccatacattattcagctcaaactgttgaagctcttcttgcatagcttgaatccattcaggttccatgaaggcttcttcaattttcttgggttcagatattgagacgaatgtgaagtgcccacagaaatttgctagctgtgttgccctcgaacgagtgagtggacctggtgcattgatgctatcaattattctctcaatctgtacttcatttgcaacacaaggatgtacaggacgaagattttgctcttgctgatcattgtcatcgttagaaggattgtcttcagactgagcattgtcttcaggttgatcaggtgcggagatgataagttcctcttcaggctgagatTCAGATAGTATAATTTCTCCaattcccataagtttgattgattcactggatggaacttcatctagcacatttggtagatactctctttgtgagccgttagtctcatcgaaccgcacatccactatttcaaccactttatagtgaaaaaggttgaagactctataggagtgtgaatcctttccatatacaagcataaaaccctcatgtgtttttggtgcaaattttgaagtgtgatgtggatccttgatccagcacctgtcaccaaatactctgaagtaactgaNNNNNNNNNNNNNNNNNNNNNNNNNNNNNNNNNNNNNNNNNNNNNNNNNNNNNNNNNNNNNNNNNNNNNNNNNNNNNNNNNNNNNNNNNNNNNNNNNNNNNNNNNNNNNNNNNNNNNNNNNNNNNNNNNNNNNNNNNNNNNNNNNNNNNNNNNNNNNNNNNNNNNNNNNNNNNNNNNNNNNNNNNNNNNNNNNNNNNNNNNNNNNNNNNNNNNNNNNNNNNNNNNNNNNNNNNNNNNNNNNNNNNNNNNNNNNNNNNNNNNNNNNNNNNNNNNNNNNNNNNNNNNNNNNNNNNNNNNNNNNNNNNNNNNNNNNNNNNNNNNNNNNNNNNNNNNNNNNNNNNNNNNNNNNNNNNNNNNNNNNNNNNNNNNNNNNNNNNNNNNNNNNNNNNNNNNNNNNNNNNNNNNNNNNNNNNNNNNNNNNNNNNNNNNNNNNNNNNNNNNNNNNNNNNNNNNNNNNNNNNNNNNNNNNNNNNNNNNNNNNNNNNNNNNNNNNNNNNNNNNNNNNNNNNNNNNNNNNNNNNNNNNNNNNNNNNNNNNNNNNNNNNNNNNNNNNNNNNNNNNNNNNNNNNNNNNNNNNNNNNNNNNNNNNNNNNNNNNNNNNNNNNNNNNNNNNNNNNNNNNNNNNNNNNNNNNNNNNNNNNNNNNNNNNNNNNNNNNNNNNNNNNNNNNNNNNNNNNNNNNNNNNNNNNNNNNNNNNNNNNNNNNNNNNNNNNNNNNNNNNNNNNNNNNNNNNNNNNNNNNNNNNNNNNNNNNNNNNNNNNNNNNNNNNNNNNNNNNNNNNNNNNNNNNNNNNNNNNNNNNNNNNNNNNNNNNNNNNNNNNNNNNNNNNNNNNNNNNNNNNNNNNNNNNNNNNNNNNNNNNNNNNNNNNNNNNNNNNNNNNNNNNNNNNNNNNNNNNNNNNNNNNNNNNNNNNNNNNNNNNNNNNNNNNNNNNNNNNNNNNNNNNNNNNNNNNNNNNNNNNNNNNNNNNNNNNNNNNNNNNNNNNNNNNNNNNNNNNNNNNNNNNNNNNNNNNNNNNNNNNNNNNNNNNNNNNNNNNNNNNNNNNNNNNNNNNNNNNNNNNNNNNNNNNNNNNNNNNNNNNNNNNNNNNNNNNNNNNNNNNNNNNNNNNNNNNNNNNNTGAATGTATTTTTCCTGGGAGATGTAGAAGCCATCAGAGGTTGAGAAGATCTCAATCCCAAGAAAATATCAAAGTGGACCAAGATCAGACATGAGGAACTGGTCGCGAAGGCGTGCCTTAACAAAGGCAATGTAGTCAGAGTTGTCAccagtgatgatcatgtcatcaacatagagaAGGAGCAGAGTCCGACCACGAGGAGACGTGTGAACAAACAACGCGGGATCATGATCACTGGGCAAGAAACCAGCGGCAGTCACCACAGAGGTGAAACGCTCGAACCAGGCGCGAGGGGCCTATTTAAGACCATAGAGGGAGCGGCGAAGTCTACAGACCATACCATCAGGAGCATAGTACCCCGGTGGTTGCTGCATATAAACCTCCACACGCAACTCACCATTGAGAAAGGCGTCCTGGACATCAAGTTGAGAGATAGACCAATGACGAACAGAAGCCACAACAAGGAGAGTGCGGACAATGGTCATGtgggccacaggagcaaatgtctcATCATAATTGGGTCCCTGCTCCTGCTGAAAGCCATTGGCCACATGTCGAGCTTTGTagcgctcaagagaaccatcggaGCGAGTCTTAATCTTGTATACCCACTTGCAGGTGATGGGACGAACACTGGAAGGAAGGGAAACCAGATCCCATGTGCCAGAGCGCTCAAGGGAAGCAAGCTCTTCGGCCATCGCAAGCTGCCATTCAGGCTGAGTCATGGCAGTCCGATCGGAAGTGGGCTCAGCAATAACAGAGAGGCCGTACCGATCAGGAGAATAGCGATCAGGCGGGGGGCGAGGCCGAGCACGGAGGTTATGAACCGGGGGAGGCGTGAAGGGAGACGCACCAGAGGTGGAAGACGCATCAGGGGAAGCATCCTCAATACGAGGGCGGCGAGTATAGTGAAGAGGAAACGGTGAGAAAGGGTGACGGACTGGAGATGATgagaggtggaggaggaggatggggaaGAGGGTGTCGGTGGTGAATGAGAATGAAAGAGAGGTGCCGGAGGAAGGGGTGAAACATGAGGCACATAGCAGGGTGTATCGGGAAggagaagaaaagaaatatcGTCCACAGAGAAGCTCGAGGAAGAAGGACGTGGGTAGTAAGAACGAGACTCGTCAAAAGTCACATCATGCGAGATGCGCAAGCGACGACCAACAGGATCCCAACAGCGATAGCCCTTGTGCTCAACACTGTAGCCAACAAAAACACACTCAACCGACTGAGCAGTCAGTTTGGTGCGTTCTCTCGGGGCAAGAAGGACATAGCACACACATCCAAACATACGAAGAGCTGAGTAGTCAGGAGAACGACCAGTGAGACACTCCATAGGAATACCACCCTGCAGAGCAGTCGATGGCTGAATGATGATGAGATAGGTGGATGCAGAAACAACCTCGGCCCAAAAGTGGGGTGGAAGGGAAGCGACAATCATTAGCGCACAAGCCGTCTCAAGCAGATGACGATGCTTACGTTCTGCAACgccattctgagcatgagcaccagAACATGAGAACTGGGCAAGAGTACCCTGTTCCGCGAGAAAACCATGCAATAGCTGGGAGATATACTCTCCAACAGAGTTAGCACGAAAAGTACGAATAGATGTGGAAAACTGGGTGTGAACCATGGCAGCAAATCGTTTGTATATAGAGAGAACCTCGCTACGAGATTTCATGAAGTAGAGCCAAGTGTAGCGAGAGAAATCATCAATAAACAAAACATAGTAGCGATGACCACCTTTCGAATCAAAGGGAGCAGGACCCCAGACATTAGAATGAACTAAGTCAAAAGGACGCTGAGATACCGACTGACTAGTAGGATAAGGTAACTGGGTCTGTTTGCCAAGTCTACAACCATTACAATGTAAAGAAACATCTCCAGATACAGACCCTAAGAGGCCCTGACGCACTAATGATGACAAGCGAGAGCCACATATGTGACCAAGgcgatgatgccactgctggaaGGACGCAAACGAAGAGGCAGCAAGAGCATGAGAGCTGGCAGAAGTGGTGGCAGCGGAAGGAACACAAAGCCAGTCAACCTCCCAAAGGCCCTCTAACTCACGGCGCCGGGGGCCAGCACCAACCAAAACCTTGGTGCGACGATCCTGAATGGAGCAAGAGTCGGTATCAAGAATGACATGACAACCAGAATCAGTAAGTTGGGCAGTGGAAAAAAGATCTCATGGTAAGGCGAGGAACATGTGAAACATTAGGAACAGAAAAGGATGGAGTGGAAAGAATACCACGACTAGCAACAGGAAGAGATGTGCCATCGGCAATAAGAACATTAATAGGAAAATCAAGAGGGCGAAGAGAAGACAAAGCTGAAGAATCAGAGGATATATGAAAGGAAGCTCCAGAGTCCAGAACCCACGAAGATGTACCTGACGGTGTAGATGCCCGCGGTGATGAAGTGGTGAAAGCAGTCACAGCAGCCGCAGAACCCATCGATGAAGAACCGGAGGAAGCTAGAAGGCGCTTGAGCCGCACAATGTCCTAGTCAATGAGTGACGGAGTAGATGACGACACAAGAGTACCACTGGAAGAGGAGCGCCTCTGGTTTCGCTGCTTCCGGCCACAATCAGACTCTGGGTGACCTGGCCTGGAGCAGTAGTCAGAGAAGGTGTCACGGTGCGACCGTCCCTTCTCAACATATGGAGGGCGACCCACCCCCCTGAAGGTGTGGGCAGGAGCGGTGGAGCAGTGGGACGAGCAGACGACACAGGAGCTCAGGCAGCCAACACAAAAGGAACCGCAAGCAACCCAGCAGAACGAAGGAGGGTCTCCTTAGCACGAAGCTCAGCAAGTACCTCCGAGATAGGAACACGGCAACGAGCAAGCAAGTGAGCACGTCGAGGCTCAAAGTCGGAGCAGAGGCGAGATAAGAACTCATGGACACGCTGAAACTCCAAGTCGGACCGCATAGTCTGACAGCAGCGGCAAGATCCACAAACAACTGTCCGAAGAGAGTCAAGCTGGCGCCAAATGACAGAACTCTGTGTGTAGAACTCTTCAATAGATGAGTCACCCTGCTGAAGAGCGTGCTCCTGACGCACCACAGATAAGTAAAAAGCATCACCAGAGGGCTGATAGCGTTGACAGAGATAAGACCACATCGCTGCAGCTGTGCCGAGGCCCATGAACTCCGAAGCAAACTGATGGAGGACACTCACAGTGAGAACAGCAGCAGCACAGGCATCATCATTGCACCACTGAGTGTAAGCAGACAGATCATCCCGGTAGACAGAAAGAGCATCTGAATAGGCAGATACCTGCTGTTCATAAGCATCAACCGCACCATCATTGAGCGCCTTGGCTGCATCTCGATCAGCCTGAGAAGCATCAGCAGCAAGGACCGGCGACACCGGCGGGGTAGGAGCCACAGGAGCAACAGGGCATGGCGGACAGGGGACCTCGCAAGAGAGAACACCCCACAGAAGAAGACCGCGCATATGGATACGCATGAACCCTGCAAACTCTGCATAGTTGGTGCCATCGAAGATCACCGAGCACCGAGGGACCGCGACATAGCCCGAAGAGGACATGAGGAAGTCTCTCTGCTGCTTCTGCCCTTTTTTTTGGTCAACAGACAGAAgacccgatctggatcggggcagACGCTCCACCCTCGAGCGAGCGCTAGCGGGAAGCAGCCGGGGGAAGCATCTGAGCGGGGGCTACGGTGGTAGCGGCCAGCCTGACGAGCCAAGGAGAAGCAGCGGAGGCTGGACGAGCGACTGGGGAGGCCGGGAGGAGCTGCGGCCGTATGAGCTGTTGGGGAGGTCAGGAGGAGCTGCAGCCAGATGGGCCTcggcggcagatggagaggccgGGGGCGGTGACGGCCGGACGGGCCCCGGCGACGGCAGGGCGAGCCCCGGCAGCGGCTGCAACATCCGAACGGGAGCGGAGGTGGCTAGAGCGTCCAGACGGTGAGGAGCTGAGAGGAGGCAGAAGCTGGATGTGGAGAGGCAAGGGAGCAGGCGGCCGGCGACGGTCGGAGACAGCAGGCGGCGGGCAGGCTAGGTACGGAGTGCACGGAGTTGCAGCGTGCGGGAGGAAGTGGCTAGCCTGGCATCTGATACCATGTTGGATAATGAGCAATTGGCATTCACTGAGGGCCAAAGGCCAATACATATACATGTGCGATAAAGTGCAGGAAACCCCTTATACAATAGAGATATACAGAAAAGGGACTATACACATCTAACAGGCTTATCTCCTCACTATTGAATTCATGCTCCGGTCAGTTCATCCAAAAGTCCGAACTGATGTAGAGAGGCAGGCAATATATTTCAACACTCCCCCTTGTTGCAGTGTATATGTGGATTGCCTAGCCCTTTCCATCAGTTTGGACTTTTGGTTGTGTTGGTtagtgcatgaagcttaacatgGATCAGAGCTAAGGTCTTGAGTTCAAGTCCTGACTTTCGCAATTTATCCAAAAATTGTTGCTGCCCCCATTTGTGTCCACATATAGGCCTCTTGATCCATACCTCTGAGTCTATCCACGTGTTGACTTCCCGCGTCACATGTGAGACGAGGTGTTAAAGTGTATATGTGGATTGCCTAGCCCTTTCCACCAGTTCGGACTTTTGGTTGCGTTGGCTAGCGCATGAAGCTTAACACCCCTCACGTCTAGGCTATTTTAGTCCTTAGACGTGGGATCAATGGCTGCAGAATATTTTTTATTTAATACTGTGTTGGCAGAGTCTTGAACTCAAGATctcttggctctgataccatttGAATTCATGCTCCAGCCAGTTCATTCAAAAGTCCGAACTGATGTAGAGAGGCAGGCAATATATTTCAACACTCACAGGCTGCTCCTTCACGCACTTGGTGTGGCAGGGAATCAGACTATGGAGACAAGGTGCTTTCCTAGGTCCGATTGACGGCTCGACCTCCCGAGGCAGGGGATGCCTTCGTGGACTGGTGGCTGGCTACTTGCCTCTCACTCCAGACCTCGGCCCGAAAGGGCACATACTGCCATCATGCTGGTGGCTTGGTGCATCTAGAAGCACCACAATGCAGTCATCTTCATCAGCGCCCAACTCATCCTATCTAGCCTTCTTGACACAATTAGGATGGAAGCCAGACATTGGGTGATGGTGGGCGCGAGCGGCCTAGCTGCATTGCTCTCGACTGTTTATACGGCTGGTGTTTAGTGGTGTTGTGTTGTAACAACGGGTGTGCTCGTCTGTTTTCCTGTATAAACTCTTCTTCTATCAATGAATCCAAAGACAAGGCTTTTGTGCTTTCTCgaagaacccccccccccccttctcaGTGCCACACTTTTTGAATAGACAATGTATCACTGCCTTAGTTACACAGTGGCGGAGACAGTGGGACcagcagccccccccccccccaacatcaaTGATTTACTACTACTAATTTTCTTATAACAGTACATGTTTAGTGATCATTTGCTGCTAAAAGCTCATTTTTTCAGTGTTTGGCCCTCCCCAACCTTAGCCTCAgtcctcctcccccccccccccaaatcaAATTTTTTCTGGCTCTGCCTCTAGGGTTAGACATTTGACACATGGGACTCAAGTTCTAATAAACTACTGCTCTAAATTTTAGTCATTATCTCATCATTTATGTTCCATCACAACTGATTATGTGTATGAAGGCTGATCGGTGCTTACTATTGATTACCTTTGGCATTTCGCAGATAATGTAGGTTCTAAATTTTGTTGGGAGAGGCTTAGGAGGTGGTAGAAAGCTATTGATGTCATGATGGAGTAAACAATATCCTACTAAAAGTATCTGCCCAAATTGGCTATGCAAATCGATAGACATACGAAGTTCTGGGTGTCAAGCCGGGGGTTATAAATAGAAGCTAGGTGCACTGCGCATAGCTTTCTGATTTCTATACACATATGGCTAAACAAAATGTGAATACTTTGTTCAGTTGTTTCATAGTTTGCCACTCTGCAGATGGTATATTCACATATTGTATTGTGTATGTATAAGTGAATATTGAATGTCATCTTTTTGCGGGGGAATATTGAATGACATTTACGGCATGCTTAATTCATATAATATGTGAGGGTGATAGTATTTTTGCCAGcaatttttatatacatgatggTGTTCTTATATGAAATGTATTGTTTATCCTGTAGTTTTTTCCCCTAACATCAAGGTACATAAACGTGGTGTACCTTAGTTTTTCCCCCCTTTTTATTAAAATTCTAGTTTTACTAATGGCCATAATAATCCTATATGTAATATACTGATGTACCATCTTGGATGATTATGGGGGAAGCTATTTTTTCAAGAAATGGTTCTATTTCGAAATGTATCCAGTTGTCTAGTTGTTAGTCATTATTGAAGTACTTTTTTATTTATTAATAAGTTGTTGAAGTTACATGGTTAACATGTACCTGAGCAATGTATGTGGTTGATTGATATGACTGCCATTGTTTTGATGTTTGCCTGAGCAATAGTTGACCGCATTTGAGGCAAGTGCCTGCCATTTGGCTTATTTTGTTCACTTTGAAGTACCTATATGtctctcttttttttgcggggaacCTATATGTCTCTCTGTCAGGCATCCGGGTAAAGTATTTTGTTGCAAGAATTCTTGGCGGCTGATGACTGTTGAAAGTAGCGCCCTCTAATTAGCATTTTTGTTAGTCATTTCCACTCTACATGGGATATAAATGTTATGTTCTGTTTGTGTGTACTAGTCACTGCAGTCATGTTTGCTTGAGCAACATTTGTCTCAATCTGAGTCAAGTGGTGTTATGCTTACTGGTCTTATTTGTGAACCACCCAAAGTTGTACCAA contains:
- the LOC125537428 gene encoding uncharacterized protein LOC125537428 (The sequence of the model RefSeq protein was modified relative to this genomic sequence to represent the inferred CDS: added 265 bases not found in genome assembly); the encoded protein is MTITCQIRQGLTIRSTKVNIELHRSISGALITKSRMSEKILDILFLGNKEAIRGRRNLNPKKVAKRTKIRHTKLLTKTCLDKGNVLRVITSDDHVINIEKEQSPTTRRRVNKQRGIMITGQETSGSHHRGETLEPGARGLFKTIEGAAKSTDHTIRSIVPRWLLHINLHTQLTIEKGVLDIKLRDRPMTNRSHNKESADNGHVGHRSKCLIIIGSLLLLKAIGHMSSFVALKRTIGASLNLVYPLAGDGTNTGRKGNQIPCARALKGSKLFGHRKLPFRLSHGSPIGSGLSNNREAVPIRRIAIRRGARPSTEVMNRGRREGRRTRGGRRIRGSILNTRAASIVKRKR